From Lawsonia intracellularis PHE/MN1-00, the proteins below share one genomic window:
- the fba gene encoding class II fructose-1,6-bisphosphate aldolase: MPLTGPKVMFEKAYKEGYAIGAFNVNNMEIIQGILMAATEERAPVILQVSAGARNYAGKNYIVKLIEAGVLDTDIPIVLHLDHGADFAICKTCIDDGFTSVMIDGSHLPFEENIALTKQVVDYAHAHGVWVEAELGRLAGVEDDVSSEHSVYTDPDQAVEFVQRSGCDSLAIAIGTSHGAYKFKGKPELDFARLETIGNLLPDFPLVLHGASSVSQQYVDMCNKYGGKIAGSAGVPEEFLRKAASLAVCKINIDTDIRLAMTASIRKFFVEHPEEFDPRSYLKLARQAVKDMVQHKIKYVLGCANTI, translated from the coding sequence ATGCCACTTACCGGACCTAAAGTCATGTTTGAAAAGGCCTACAAAGAAGGATACGCCATTGGAGCTTTTAATGTAAATAATATGGAAATTATACAAGGTATCCTTATGGCTGCAACAGAAGAAAGGGCACCAGTCATCTTACAAGTTTCTGCAGGAGCACGAAATTATGCTGGTAAAAACTATATTGTAAAACTTATTGAAGCAGGAGTATTAGATACAGATATCCCTATTGTTTTACACCTTGATCATGGTGCAGACTTTGCAATTTGTAAAACATGTATTGATGATGGTTTTACATCTGTAATGATTGATGGTTCCCATCTTCCTTTTGAAGAAAATATTGCACTCACCAAACAAGTAGTAGACTATGCACATGCACATGGAGTCTGGGTAGAAGCTGAACTTGGACGTCTTGCTGGTGTTGAAGATGATGTATCTTCAGAGCACAGCGTATACACAGATCCAGATCAGGCTGTAGAATTTGTCCAACGCTCTGGATGTGACTCATTAGCTATTGCCATTGGTACAAGTCATGGTGCATACAAATTTAAAGGTAAACCTGAACTAGATTTTGCTCGTCTTGAAACTATTGGTAATCTACTCCCAGACTTCCCATTAGTTCTACATGGTGCATCCAGTGTTTCACAACAATATGTTGATATGTGTAACAAATATGGAGGAAAAATTGCTGGCTCTGCTGGAGTCCCAGAAGAATTTCTTCGAAAAGCTGCCTCTTTAGCTGTTTGTAAAATTAATATTGACACTGATATTCGTTTAGCTATGACTGCATCTATCCGTAAATTTTTTGTAGAACATCCAGAAGAATTTGATCCCAGAAGTTACCTTAAACTTGCAAGACAAGCTGTAAAAGATATGGTACAACACAAAATTAAATATGTTTTAGGATGTGCTAATACTATTTAG
- the gap gene encoding type I glyceraldehyde-3-phosphate dehydrogenase, protein MSVRIGLNGFGRIGRYLIRLMANQSYMPVVAINARADNASLAHLFKYDSIHGPFKGSISYDDDGLIINGHHINVSRKKVGEWIWKDMDVNLVVESTGAIKTRDGLEAHIQTGAAKVIISTASKDTDALIIMGVNDSDYLPKDHHILSAGSCTTNCLAPVVKVLNDVFGIEHGVMTTIHSYTMSQRILDGSQKDLRRARAATLSLIPTTTGAAKAIGLVIPELEGKIDGMAIRVPTPNVSLVDFTCELKQPVTVDDINNTLKNAAEGKLKNILGYCDEPLVSIDYTGDIHGGVVDALSTSVISSKLAKILVWYDNEAGFTNQLLRLINLVEKSM, encoded by the coding sequence ATGTCAGTTCGTATTGGACTTAACGGATTTGGACGTATTGGGCGTTATCTTATAAGACTTATGGCAAATCAATCATATATGCCAGTTGTTGCAATAAATGCTCGTGCTGACAATGCATCTTTAGCTCACTTGTTTAAATATGACTCTATTCATGGACCCTTTAAAGGTTCTATTTCTTATGATGATGATGGACTTATTATTAATGGACACCATATCAATGTCTCTAGAAAAAAAGTAGGAGAGTGGATATGGAAAGATATGGATGTTAACTTAGTAGTTGAGTCTACAGGAGCTATCAAAACAAGAGATGGACTTGAAGCACACATCCAAACTGGAGCAGCAAAAGTTATTATATCTACAGCTAGCAAAGATACTGATGCCCTTATTATAATGGGAGTTAATGATTCAGACTACCTTCCCAAAGATCACCATATCCTTTCTGCTGGCTCTTGCACAACAAACTGCTTAGCGCCTGTAGTAAAAGTACTTAATGATGTATTTGGTATTGAACATGGTGTTATGACCACAATTCATTCATATACCATGAGTCAAAGAATACTTGATGGCTCTCAAAAAGATTTACGTAGAGCACGAGCTGCCACGCTTTCTCTTATTCCTACAACAACAGGAGCAGCAAAAGCTATTGGGCTTGTTATTCCTGAACTTGAAGGGAAAATTGATGGAATGGCTATCCGTGTCCCAACACCAAATGTTTCTTTAGTAGACTTCACTTGCGAACTAAAACAACCAGTTACTGTTGATGATATAAATAATACATTAAAAAATGCTGCTGAGGGGAAACTCAAAAATATTCTTGGATATTGTGATGAACCACTAGTATCTATTGATTATACAGGAGATATCCATGGTGGGGTTGTAGATGCGCTTTCAACATCTGTTATTAGCTCTAAACTTGCTAAAATCCTTGTTTGGTATGACAATGAGGCAGGTTTTACAAACCAACTCCTTAGACTTATCAATCTTGTAGAAAAATCTATGTAA
- a CDS encoding DUF116 domain-containing protein produces the protein MINRDVLSQYIATDEAELKIFVGFFVGISALLICIMLFSLWLVFTIGSNNQPATVSLFVILFCFLLVSPISWISVELLLHFYMGWTVMSPLKLRSIVIRFALPMVELFVRVIKGPIEPVRRSFIAINNLLLLKAKLSYEPHDVLVLAPHCSQASRCKLRLTYNNDNCARCGKCPIGSLLELRDESGVKVLSATGGTMARRIIKEVRPKMIVGIACERDLVEGIHDIPSFFPVYGFLNECPNGPCIDTLINVSRLRKVLKKFIPSLHFSNEEKSETTPLKKWIPPSEYTNIVAQSEKIIQ, from the coding sequence ATGATTAATAGAGATGTATTATCTCAATATATTGCAACTGATGAAGCAGAGTTAAAAATTTTTGTTGGATTTTTTGTTGGGATAAGTGCATTGCTTATTTGTATTATGTTATTTTCTTTATGGTTAGTTTTTACTATTGGTTCTAATAATCAACCTGCTACAGTTTCTTTGTTTGTTATTCTTTTTTGTTTTTTACTAGTTTCTCCAATTAGTTGGATATCAGTTGAATTACTTCTTCATTTTTATATGGGGTGGACAGTAATGAGTCCTCTCAAACTTAGAAGTATAGTTATTAGGTTTGCACTACCTATGGTAGAGCTTTTTGTTAGAGTCATAAAAGGTCCAATTGAGCCAGTTCGCCGCTCGTTTATTGCAATAAATAACTTGTTGTTATTAAAGGCAAAGTTATCATATGAACCACATGATGTTCTTGTGTTAGCACCACATTGTTCACAAGCAAGCCGTTGTAAACTTCGTTTGACATACAATAATGATAACTGCGCTCGGTGTGGAAAGTGTCCTATTGGCTCATTATTAGAGTTACGTGATGAGTCAGGAGTAAAAGTTTTATCTGCCACAGGTGGGACAATGGCTAGACGTATTATAAAAGAAGTAAGGCCTAAGATGATTGTTGGTATAGCTTGTGAACGGGATTTAGTGGAAGGTATACATGATATTCCTTCTTTTTTCCCTGTTTATGGTTTTCTTAATGAATGTCCTAATGGCCCCTGTATAGATACATTGATAAATGTGAGTAGATTAAGAAAGGTATTAAAAAAATTTATTCCTTCTCTTCACTTTTCTAATGAAGAAAAGTCAGAAACTACTCCTTTAAAGAAGTGGATTCCACCCTCTGAATATACTAATATTGTTGCTCAATCTGAAAAGATTATCCAATAG
- the fmt gene encoding methionyl-tRNA formyltransferase has translation MILQNKPLRIVFMGTPEFAAIILQKIVASGKVDIIASYCQPDRPVGRGHKVQFSAVKILSNSLRIPVYQPVNFKSEYEIEKLYALKPDLLVVAAYGLILPQSVLDIPAISPLNVHASLLPCYRGAAPIQRALMNNDKKTGVTIIRMEKGLDTGAMFTHEEIPINMEDTAATMHEKLAQLGGKLLINIFEQIIQGTLSDPTPQDDIQATYAPKLTKSDGCIYWDMPAENVHAVVRGVTPWPGAQTSFKLVNRNPINILFQPGEIGSNELFKYNEGDSPLPGSILGLKGNAIAIACKDVPYLIYTLRPEGRKTMTAKDFWNGYL, from the coding sequence ATGATACTACAGAATAAACCTCTACGTATTGTTTTTATGGGTACACCTGAGTTTGCAGCAATAATTTTACAAAAAATTGTTGCATCTGGGAAAGTAGATATTATAGCTAGTTATTGTCAGCCTGATAGACCCGTAGGTCGAGGGCATAAAGTTCAATTTTCAGCTGTAAAAATTCTTTCTAATTCATTAAGAATACCAGTATACCAACCAGTTAACTTTAAGAGTGAGTATGAAATAGAAAAACTATATGCTCTTAAACCAGATCTTCTTGTTGTAGCAGCTTATGGACTTATTTTGCCTCAGTCAGTGCTTGATATCCCCGCAATTTCCCCTTTAAATGTTCATGCATCCCTTTTACCCTGTTATCGTGGTGCAGCACCTATTCAACGTGCACTTATGAATAATGACAAGAAGACAGGAGTTACAATTATACGTATGGAAAAAGGGTTAGACACAGGAGCTATGTTTACCCATGAAGAGATTCCTATCAATATGGAAGATACTGCTGCAACAATGCATGAAAAGCTTGCTCAACTTGGAGGAAAGTTATTAATAAATATTTTTGAGCAGATTATTCAGGGGACCTTATCTGATCCTACCCCACAGGATGATATACAGGCAACTTATGCACCTAAGTTGACCAAGTCTGATGGGTGTATTTATTGGGATATGCCTGCAGAAAATGTTCATGCTGTTGTTCGTGGTGTAACTCCATGGCCTGGAGCTCAAACAAGCTTTAAGTTGGTTAACCGTAACCCTATAAATATATTATTTCAACCAGGAGAAATAGGTAGTAATGAACTTTTTAAGTATAATGAGGGTGATTCTCCTTTACCAGGAAGTATTTTAGGTCTAAAAGGTAATGCTATTGCTATTGCTTGTAAGGATGTTCCTTATTTAATTTATACATTACGTCCTGAAGGAAGAAAAACAATGACTGCTAAAGACTTTTGGAATGGATATCTTTAG
- the def gene encoding peptide deformylase, which produces MSLKILQYPDISLQKISLEVQDITQDIHNLAKQMVQTMYDANGIGLAAPQVGYLLRLIVVDVSGPEQKSSLLVLINPKITPVIDSGFIEGEEGCLSVPDYRSKVKRHAKVLLDAIDLDSNPVSFEAEGLLSVCLQHEIDHLDGKLFIDRVSYLKRKLYDGRLKKRLLKNAI; this is translated from the coding sequence ATGTCTTTAAAAATATTGCAGTATCCAGATATAAGTTTACAAAAAATAAGCCTTGAAGTTCAAGATATAACACAAGATATACATAATCTTGCTAAACAGATGGTACAAACTATGTATGATGCAAATGGGATAGGGCTAGCTGCTCCACAAGTTGGTTATCTTTTACGTCTTATTGTTGTTGATGTGAGTGGTCCAGAGCAAAAAAGTAGCTTACTGGTTCTTATTAATCCTAAAATTACACCTGTTATAGATTCTGGATTTATTGAGGGCGAAGAAGGTTGTCTTTCTGTCCCAGACTATAGGTCAAAAGTTAAAAGGCATGCTAAAGTGTTGCTTGATGCTATTGATCTTGATAGTAATCCTGTATCCTTTGAAGCAGAAGGGTTGTTATCAGTTTGTTTACAACATGAAATAGATCATTTAGATGGGAAACTATTTATTGATAGAGTGAGTTATTTGAAACGTAAACTTTATGATGGTCGATTGAAGAAAAGATTATTAAAAAATGCTATATGA
- a CDS encoding tRNA dihydrouridine synthase, which yields MLYNQPLPFSPETPWLAPIAGWSDLPFRLLCREHGAAVCYTEMISAKGLIYNNPGTESLLKTIPEDNPLIVQLCGSEASCMKDALTILLEKGYKWFDCNMGCSVPKITRTGSGASMMKNIDNSIKIAEAMIHTVNKKSIGFKLRLGWDEKHETWPILAKLLEEAGAGWITLHPRTAQQGFTGTANWEKLLELKQQVKIPVIASGDLLTASHGVDCIKKTHVDTVMYARGALKDPNIFTKHNQILKGKQITTTNSNSLFSMIMRHSYLACKYSSYDTALLKMRTIVPRYIRHLKGAKQLRLNIISCRTWSSFEDILQQFLKKEQVASCNEN from the coding sequence ATGTTATATAATCAACCTCTTCCCTTTTCTCCTGAAACACCTTGGCTTGCACCCATTGCTGGATGGTCTGATCTCCCATTTCGTTTGCTCTGTCGAGAACATGGAGCTGCTGTATGTTATACAGAAATGATTAGTGCTAAAGGACTCATTTACAATAATCCAGGGACAGAAAGTCTTTTAAAAACTATCCCTGAAGATAATCCTCTTATTGTACAACTTTGTGGATCTGAAGCCTCATGTATGAAAGATGCTCTTACTATACTCCTAGAAAAAGGGTATAAATGGTTTGATTGTAATATGGGGTGCTCTGTACCAAAAATAACACGTACAGGTAGTGGTGCTAGTATGATGAAAAATATTGATAACTCTATTAAGATAGCAGAGGCTATGATCCATACCGTAAACAAAAAATCTATAGGATTTAAGTTACGCTTAGGTTGGGATGAAAAGCATGAGACATGGCCCATTTTAGCAAAATTACTAGAAGAAGCTGGTGCTGGCTGGATTACTTTACATCCTCGAACTGCTCAACAAGGTTTTACAGGAACTGCAAACTGGGAAAAACTTTTAGAACTAAAACAGCAAGTAAAAATACCAGTAATTGCAAGTGGTGACTTACTCACAGCATCACATGGAGTTGATTGCATAAAAAAAACACATGTAGATACTGTAATGTATGCACGAGGAGCTTTAAAAGATCCAAATATCTTCACTAAACATAATCAAATTCTTAAAGGAAAACAGATTACTACAACCAACTCGAACAGTTTATTTTCTATGATAATGCGTCATAGTTACTTAGCATGTAAATATAGCTCTTATGATACTGCATTATTAAAAATGAGAACTATTGTTCCTAGATATATTCGTCATTTAAAAGGTGCAAAACAACTTCGTTTAAATATTATTAGTTGCCGTACATGGAGCTCATTTGAAGATATATTACAACAATTTTTAAAAAAAGAACAAGTAGCCTCCTGTAATGAAAATTAG
- a CDS encoding polyphenol oxidase family protein translates to MDLVGIPFIFPGVSGVRCLFQTPCLDKTKEGTYPNDLGNHFPADIEKKTFGRRRIMKQANISQLIEVEQVHGDVLLFESEPTFYKGNASGVTQQADGISTTKKGVGLLIRTADCQPILLAHKSGHYIAAIHVGWRGNRIEFPQTAVKNFCSYYKVEPSEVLVVRGPSLSPAYAKFTSFKEEWDEDFDPWFSIETETMDLWELTCFQLKSVGILSKNIFSLDLCTYLLPELFFSYRRDSKCGRQGSLIWIE, encoded by the coding sequence ATGGATTTAGTTGGTATTCCATTTATATTTCCAGGAGTCTCAGGGGTCCGTTGTTTATTTCAAACTCCATGTTTAGATAAAACAAAAGAGGGGACCTATCCCAATGACTTGGGTAACCATTTCCCTGCTGATATAGAGAAGAAAACTTTTGGTCGTCGTCGAATTATGAAGCAGGCTAATATTAGCCAACTTATTGAAGTTGAGCAAGTTCATGGGGATGTTTTATTGTTTGAATCAGAACCAACGTTTTATAAAGGGAATGCCTCTGGGGTCACTCAACAAGCAGATGGGATCAGTACAACAAAAAAAGGTGTAGGGTTATTAATTAGAACAGCAGATTGCCAACCTATTTTATTAGCGCATAAAAGTGGCCATTATATAGCTGCTATTCATGTGGGTTGGCGTGGAAATCGTATTGAGTTTCCTCAAACAGCAGTAAAAAATTTTTGTAGTTATTATAAAGTAGAACCATCAGAAGTTTTAGTTGTAAGAGGTCCAAGCCTTTCACCAGCATATGCTAAGTTCACAAGTTTTAAGGAAGAATGGGATGAAGATTTTGATCCTTGGTTTTCTATAGAAACAGAAACAATGGATTTATGGGAGTTAACATGTTTTCAGCTTAAATCTGTAGGGATTCTTTCTAAGAATATTTTTAGTTTGGATCTTTGTACGTATCTTTTACCTGAGCTTTTTTTTTCTTATCGACGTGATAGCAAGTGTGGCCGACAAGGAAGTCTCATATGGATAGAGTAA
- a CDS encoding 5-formyltetrahydrofolate cyclo-ligase, with translation MLDKDFVRNSCIIRRQALSSEEVHSASRIIAAKLFNDDVWRRARSVALYSSIKNEVSTESLLRQAWQEGKQVLLPRCILSGEPELEFALCRGWEELVVGPFGILEPDYKRCIAVSGKNLPELIIVPAVGLTSFGARLGYGKGYYDKLLSKSGWDRIVRVALIYQSQIVEFNPSISDVPMHGYITELGFIWI, from the coding sequence ATGCTAGATAAGGATTTTGTTCGAAACTCTTGTATTATTCGCCGTCAGGCACTTTCATCTGAAGAGGTTCATAGTGCTTCTCGTATAATTGCAGCAAAGTTATTTAATGATGATGTCTGGAGGAGAGCTCGCTCTGTAGCTTTGTATTCTTCTATAAAAAATGAGGTTTCTACAGAGTCACTTTTAAGGCAAGCCTGGCAGGAAGGAAAACAAGTATTATTACCTAGATGTATTTTAAGTGGTGAACCTGAGTTGGAATTTGCCCTTTGTCGAGGTTGGGAAGAGCTTGTTGTTGGTCCTTTTGGGATCTTAGAGCCAGATTATAAAAGGTGTATTGCTGTTTCTGGCAAGAATCTTCCTGAGTTAATTATAGTCCCAGCAGTTGGATTGACAAGTTTTGGAGCTCGGTTAGGTTATGGTAAAGGGTATTATGATAAACTTCTTTCTAAGTCTGGATGGGATCGGATAGTAAGGGTAGCTTTGATTTATCAAAGTCAAATTGTAGAATTTAATCCCAGTATATCTGATGTACCTATGCATGGATATATAACAGAGTTAGGTTTCATATGGATTTAG
- a CDS encoding Rne/Rng family ribonuclease, which produces MSSLECSIIKQTITNDKRIMSEKHEYFQTEKSISSNRHNSNNKPHAQYIQLTLKKDTMTQLEETIPVMAEHSNQKTASPTTHNHSIINEIETQDTQQTLESQPIVTHSLTLQQTSQATPEHSEQTSTNSWSENNISKKIPHNVYQASTKKLKTRSRSKNKNRTTKNSTLPVPTTNHLPALISKNSGLEQNSPEINKKMLISVIPGEQVEVAISSDGQLFEYFIEMNHHAKIRGNIYKGVINNIDANLQAAFINYGNTKNGFLQIDEVHPEYYLQPHEPTKLKKYPPIQKVLKAGQEILVQVVKEPTGNKGAFLTTWLSLAGRFLVLTPGQEQIGISRKVEDEEERTRLRELIKGLDPGSGLGAIVRTVSIGTSKTTLQKDLSFLKRVWREIRKKATTEKSPCLIYEEPGLATRAVRDYLADDITEIWVDDPETKQAIQEVTTLLFPRKTKLVHLYQNNNEPLWEHFKLNKQIIQVHSREVIMPSGGRLVFDQTEALMAIDINSGRIAGKTNFESMAYRTNMEAAATIAQQLRLRDIGGQIVIDFIEMKEPAHCRDVEKELQLAMKADRARHDVGKMSSFGLLQVVRQRIGSSAISISQETCPYCQGTGQRRNIEWQAIQTLREIHKKMQQTVTAGKHEYIHTLDQELGLYLLNNKRNRLIALEQEFGIHLDIRISLLQKIENSDL; this is translated from the coding sequence ATGTCTAGCCTTGAATGTTCTATTATAAAACAAACCATTACAAATGATAAAAGAATAATGTCAGAAAAACATGAATATTTTCAAACAGAAAAGTCTATTTCTAGTAATAGACACAATAGCAATAATAAACCTCACGCACAATATATTCAACTTACCCTAAAAAAAGATACAATGACACAGTTAGAAGAAACTATCCCTGTAATGGCAGAGCACTCTAATCAAAAAACTGCTTCACCAACAACTCATAACCATAGCATAATTAATGAAATAGAAACTCAAGATACTCAACAGACACTTGAAAGTCAGCCTATAGTGACTCATAGCCTAACTTTACAACAAACTTCCCAAGCAACACCAGAACATTCAGAGCAAACAAGTACTAACTCATGGAGTGAAAATAATATATCTAAAAAAATACCTCATAATGTATACCAAGCTAGTACAAAAAAACTAAAAACTCGTTCACGTTCAAAAAATAAAAATAGAACAACAAAAAATTCAACACTACCTGTGCCTACAACAAATCACTTACCTGCACTTATATCCAAAAACTCTGGATTAGAACAAAATTCCCCTGAAATAAATAAAAAAATGCTTATTAGTGTTATCCCTGGTGAACAGGTAGAAGTCGCTATCTCTAGTGATGGTCAACTTTTTGAATATTTTATTGAAATGAACCATCATGCAAAAATTAGAGGTAATATTTATAAAGGTGTTATTAATAATATTGATGCAAATCTTCAGGCAGCATTTATTAACTATGGCAATACAAAAAACGGATTCCTACAAATAGATGAAGTTCACCCAGAATACTACCTTCAACCTCATGAGCCAACAAAACTAAAAAAATATCCACCTATTCAAAAAGTACTTAAAGCTGGTCAAGAAATACTTGTACAAGTTGTAAAAGAGCCTACTGGTAATAAAGGAGCTTTCCTTACCACATGGCTTTCTCTTGCTGGACGATTTCTTGTACTTACACCAGGACAAGAACAAATAGGTATTTCCAGAAAAGTAGAGGATGAAGAAGAACGTACCCGACTACGTGAACTTATTAAAGGGCTTGATCCAGGGAGCGGTCTTGGAGCAATTGTTCGAACTGTTAGTATTGGTACAAGTAAAACAACACTTCAAAAAGACCTTAGTTTTCTTAAGCGTGTTTGGAGAGAAATTCGTAAAAAAGCTACAACAGAAAAATCCCCATGTCTAATCTATGAAGAACCTGGTCTAGCTACTAGAGCCGTTCGAGATTATCTTGCTGATGATATAACTGAAATTTGGGTAGATGATCCTGAAACCAAACAAGCTATACAAGAAGTAACTACACTGCTCTTTCCCAGAAAAACAAAACTTGTACATTTATACCAAAATAACAATGAACCTCTTTGGGAACACTTTAAACTTAACAAACAAATTATACAGGTACATTCTAGAGAAGTTATAATGCCTTCCGGAGGCAGACTTGTTTTTGATCAAACAGAAGCATTAATGGCTATAGATATCAACTCAGGGAGAATTGCAGGAAAAACAAACTTTGAATCTATGGCCTATCGTACAAATATGGAGGCTGCTGCAACTATAGCTCAACAACTTCGCTTACGTGATATCGGGGGACAAATTGTTATTGATTTTATAGAAATGAAAGAACCTGCCCACTGTAGAGATGTAGAAAAAGAGCTTCAACTGGCTATGAAAGCAGATAGAGCTCGGCATGACGTAGGGAAAATGAGTTCTTTTGGCTTGTTACAAGTTGTCCGTCAACGTATTGGGTCATCTGCTATCTCTATTAGCCAGGAAACCTGTCCATACTGCCAAGGAACAGGTCAAAGACGAAATATTGAATGGCAGGCTATTCAAACTTTAAGAGAAATTCATAAAAAAATGCAACAAACTGTTACCGCTGGTAAACATGAATATATTCATACTCTAGATCAAGAACTTGGTCTTTATCTTCTTAATAATAAACGTAATCGTTTAATTGCTCTTGAACAAGAATTTGGCATTCATCTTGACATTCGTATTTCACTCCTACAAAAAATAGAAAATAGTGATTTATAA
- a CDS encoding epoxyqueuosine reductase QueH: MKKVLIHLCCGPCSIIPIQILQDKGYKVSGYFANPNIHPLSEYLRRRESTEEVANKMGITMFWQDDIYNVSNWLETVYQKGIADNKGGLRCLYCYDSRLKLTQKTAQAHGFDAFTTSLFYSRHQRHELILKAGEKIEQESPNVQFLYQDFRSGWQKGIDTAKEWGLYRQNYCACIFSETERFQKKLNKLSNVTTPSY; the protein is encoded by the coding sequence ATGAAAAAAGTGCTTATCCATTTATGCTGTGGCCCATGTAGTATTATTCCTATACAAATACTACAAGATAAAGGCTATAAAGTTAGCGGATACTTTGCTAATCCTAACATACATCCACTATCAGAATATTTACGCCGAAGAGAAAGTACTGAAGAAGTTGCAAACAAAATGGGTATTACTATGTTTTGGCAAGATGACATCTATAATGTTTCTAACTGGTTAGAAACTGTCTATCAGAAAGGAATTGCAGATAACAAAGGTGGTCTTCGCTGCCTTTATTGCTATGATAGCCGATTAAAACTTACCCAAAAAACAGCTCAAGCTCATGGATTTGATGCATTCACAACAAGTCTTTTTTACTCAAGACATCAAAGACATGAACTTATTTTAAAAGCAGGAGAAAAAATTGAACAAGAATCTCCTAATGTTCAATTCCTCTATCAAGACTTTAGATCTGGATGGCAAAAAGGCATTGATACTGCAAAAGAATGGGGACTTTATCGACAAAATTATTGTGCTTGTATTTTTAGCGAAACAGAACGCTTCCAAAAGAAGCTTAATAAATTATCAAATGTTACTACCCCTTCTTATTAA